One stretch of Chitinivibrionia bacterium DNA includes these proteins:
- a CDS encoding HD domain-containing protein: MQTPVKKRKTGKFAVSDLDILSFRSFMKHHYKAMLIFLVALAVFFPYSRRDVLYMYPQAGEISAELIIAPFPFDVMKTDAEIQAERDRVAQRILPTFRYAYSAFSTMEARIDSVIDLAKNYKNNEVLPISRVFLQNPQILVDFREIALASAQRGILNRIVAISPQNGEVLQREYNTREAFISSPRGFIEIVSGEGDELQVRTVPIDSVENIHAFYFRMANYLGTRYNVQSRELSAAMLALAQRVGLPTLIYDQEYHETRLENMFAAINPVKRTIMRDVAIIRPHELVTEDAARALEALRYEQVGRAQEANRIKPIVDTAIIFLLLAALVVIVVFHSGTYAPQFLNREKFFLAVSIICAIQLALIRLTQTAARTLYEHNAGIQMADGRIDLIVSWGPIFTAVILSSLLFGRRISFLLSLFFTVYMLFITQFSTPISLSILFVGGFVAYFAQKIRYRKHLLTLIIFMVVANILAQLMLNYICNTLSSQTLFSVILAPSLSVLLSVGIVYLVLPLFEYMFGITTITSLLELADLSNPLLKRLAIEAPGTFNHSLAVGNLAELGAEAAGVSPILCRVLAYYHDIGKIKNPIFFTENQLDKKNPHDKLTPLRSAKILINHIKDGCELLDDYRIPKVIKNGVIQHHGTGMAGFFYQKALETKKENEEVLLEDFSYTGEKPQTKETAILMLADKVEAMSKSLKGESESDLRKKIHDNVRKIVISGQLDECGLTFREVVDIVNSFMPALKGIFHERIEYPEEGKNGKEQV, encoded by the coding sequence ATGCAAACTCCGGTAAAAAAGAGGAAAACGGGAAAATTCGCAGTTTCCGACCTTGACATACTTTCGTTTCGTTCGTTTATGAAACATCACTACAAAGCGATGCTTATTTTTCTTGTTGCGCTTGCGGTATTTTTTCCGTACAGCAGGCGCGATGTTCTTTATATGTATCCACAAGCAGGTGAAATATCAGCAGAGTTAATAATAGCTCCGTTTCCGTTCGATGTAATGAAAACAGACGCAGAAATTCAGGCTGAAAGAGACAGAGTCGCCCAAAGAATTCTGCCGACATTTCGTTATGCATACTCCGCTTTCTCCACTATGGAAGCAAGAATTGACAGCGTAATAGACCTCGCCAAGAACTACAAAAACAACGAAGTTCTGCCGATTTCGCGCGTATTCCTGCAAAACCCTCAAATTCTTGTGGATTTCAGAGAAATTGCGCTTGCCTCCGCACAAAGAGGTATTTTGAACAGAATTGTAGCGATTTCCCCCCAAAACGGCGAGGTACTTCAAAGAGAATACAACACACGGGAAGCGTTTATCTCTTCACCGAGAGGATTTATTGAAATTGTAAGCGGCGAAGGAGACGAACTGCAAGTAAGAACGGTTCCCATAGACAGCGTCGAAAACATACACGCGTTTTATTTCAGAATGGCAAACTACTTGGGAACAAGATACAATGTTCAGTCGAGAGAATTAAGCGCGGCTATGCTCGCACTCGCCCAAAGAGTAGGATTGCCAACCTTGATTTACGACCAGGAATATCACGAAACCCGCCTTGAAAATATGTTTGCGGCAATAAATCCCGTAAAAAGAACGATTATGCGCGACGTAGCGATTATTCGCCCGCACGAATTGGTCACGGAAGACGCGGCAAGAGCATTGGAAGCGCTTCGCTACGAACAAGTCGGACGCGCACAAGAGGCAAACCGAATAAAACCCATCGTTGATACGGCAATAATATTTCTTCTTTTGGCGGCGCTTGTTGTAATTGTAGTCTTTCATTCGGGAACTTACGCCCCGCAGTTTTTAAACAGAGAAAAATTCTTTTTGGCGGTATCAATTATTTGCGCCATTCAGCTTGCACTCATTCGACTTACGCAAACCGCCGCAAGAACGCTTTACGAACATAACGCAGGCATACAGATGGCAGACGGACGAATAGACTTAATCGTATCTTGGGGACCTATATTTACGGCGGTTATTTTGTCGTCGCTTCTTTTCGGCAGAAGAATAAGCTTTCTTTTATCGTTGTTTTTTACGGTTTATATGCTTTTTATCACGCAGTTCAGCACGCCTATTTCGCTCAGCATTCTTTTTGTCGGCGGATTTGTCGCCTATTTCGCGCAAAAAATTCGCTACCGAAAACATCTGCTAACATTAATCATATTTATGGTAGTCGCAAACATTTTAGCGCAACTTATGCTTAACTATATATGCAATACACTTTCGTCGCAAACCCTGTTTTCCGTAATACTCGCGCCTTCTTTAAGCGTGCTGTTGTCGGTAGGTATAGTATATTTGGTGCTCCCGCTTTTTGAATATATGTTCGGAATTACCACGATAACCTCGCTCTTGGAACTCGCAGATTTGAGCAATCCCCTGCTCAAACGCCTTGCAATAGAGGCTCCCGGCACATTCAATCACAGTCTGGCTGTCGGAAACCTTGCGGAACTAGGCGCGGAAGCGGCGGGAGTAAGCCCTATTCTTTGCAGAGTGCTTGCTTATTATCACGACATAGGCAAGATTAAAAATCCGATATTTTTTACGGAGAACCAATTAGACAAAAAGAACCCGCACGATAAACTTACGCCGCTTCGCAGTGCAAAAATTCTTATTAACCACATTAAAGACGGTTGTGAATTATTAGACGATTACAGAATTCCGAAAGTCATAAAAAACGGTGTAATTCAGCACCACGGAACGGGTATGGCAGGTTTTTTCTATCAAAAAGCGCTTGAAACAAAAAAGGAAAACGAGGAAGTTTTACTCGAAGATTTTAGCTATACGGGCGAAAAACCGCAGACAAAAGAGACCGCAATTCTTATGCTCGCCGACAAAGTAGAGGCGATGTCAAAATCGCTAAAAGGAGAAAGTGAGTCGGATTTGCGAAAAAAGATACACGACAACGTGCGGAAAATAGTAATTTCAGGACAATTAGACGAATGCGGACTGACTTTCCGCGAGGTAGTCGATATAGTAAACAGTTTTATGCCTGCGCTAAAAGGCATATTTCACGAAAGAATAGAATATCCGGAGG